One segment of Massilia sp. Se16.2.3 DNA contains the following:
- a CDS encoding YdcH family protein, translating into MTDVQDIQRRIIELDVEHRDLDAVIAVLTADGHADQLQLRRLKKRKLQLKDHITLLKMQLVPDVPA; encoded by the coding sequence ATGACCGATGTCCAAGACATCCAGCGCCGCATTATTGAACTTGACGTGGAACACCGGGACCTCGACGCGGTCATCGCAGTACTGACGGCCGATGGCCATGCCGACCAGTTGCAGCTGCGCCGCCTCAAGAAGCGCAAGCTGCAACTGAAAGACCATATCACCCTGCTGAAAATGCAACTCGTGCCGGATGTCCCGGCCTGA
- a CDS encoding tetratricopeptide repeat protein has translation MLLARELLRLGELYRQGGRALQGQECFRESCLLRQQLLGERHPDTRAGRAALAAALRDAGQLHEARQQYELLLEHCLAGVGPAHPETLAARSGLAATLARLDEFAPALALHDEVIALCERQYGPGHIVTLDALAGQARTLAHRGEYSRARMLYERVLEGRQRVLGTEHEDTLRCTQQLATLLRDMGDLGNARKLQENVVRVRERQAGIEATVTLQAREALAEIFAARGDLGAVRDMQQSLATARARRLGSDHPDTPGILLRLASTLSQQGELEEARRLQQHVVNLHERLRGMDDHETLRSKQMLAQTLSSQGHSLAARRLEQSVEEGGSRLRQLRAMSSGLHDMAGAGFAAPLAGGRPPAPRGTREPGGAPSTSVPGGTDPLEHKLGQLHKLVEGGRAREARVLADSLRESILRPTVARPLRRRGVALIKQVYLDDGDKDALLAFAEDEVAALEGALIEAAGGRPLAMR, from the coding sequence GTGCTGCTCGCGCGCGAACTGCTGCGGCTGGGCGAACTGTACCGCCAGGGCGGGCGTGCGCTGCAAGGGCAGGAGTGTTTCCGGGAGAGTTGCCTGCTGCGCCAGCAACTGCTCGGCGAGCGCCATCCCGACACCCGCGCCGGCCGCGCGGCGCTGGCCGCTGCCCTGCGCGATGCCGGCCAGTTGCACGAGGCGCGCCAGCAATACGAGCTCCTGCTCGAGCATTGCCTTGCGGGCGTCGGCCCGGCGCATCCGGAAACGCTGGCGGCCCGCTCCGGCCTGGCCGCAACGCTGGCCCGTCTCGACGAGTTCGCGCCCGCGCTGGCGCTGCACGACGAGGTGATTGCCCTGTGCGAGCGCCAGTACGGACCCGGGCATATCGTCACGCTCGATGCGCTCGCGGGGCAGGCGCGCACGCTGGCGCACCGGGGCGAATATTCGCGTGCGCGCATGCTCTACGAGCGCGTGCTCGAGGGACGCCAGCGCGTGCTCGGCACCGAGCACGAGGACACGCTGCGCTGCACCCAGCAGCTGGCGACCCTGCTGCGCGACATGGGCGACCTCGGCAATGCGCGCAAGCTGCAGGAAAACGTGGTGCGGGTGCGCGAGCGCCAGGCCGGGATCGAGGCCACCGTCACCCTGCAGGCGCGCGAGGCGCTTGCCGAAATCTTTGCCGCCCGGGGCGATCTCGGCGCCGTGCGCGACATGCAGCAGTCGCTGGCGACGGCGCGCGCGCGCCGTCTTGGCTCGGATCATCCGGACACCCCGGGCATCCTGCTGCGGCTCGCTTCCACCCTCAGCCAGCAGGGCGAACTCGAAGAGGCGCGGCGTCTGCAGCAGCATGTCGTCAACCTGCACGAACGCCTGCGCGGCATGGACGACCATGAAACCCTGCGCAGCAAGCAGATGCTGGCCCAGACCCTGTCGAGCCAGGGGCACAGCCTGGCCGCCCGCCGTCTCGAGCAGAGCGTGGAGGAGGGCGGCAGCCGCTTGCGGCAATTGCGTGCCATGTCGTCCGGCCTGCACGACATGGCCGGCGCCGGCTTCGCAGCGCCCCTGGCCGGCGGGCGGCCGCCGGCGCCGCGCGGCACCCGCGAGCCCGGTGGGGCGCCTTCCACATCTGTGCCAGGCGGCACCGACCCGCTCGAGCACAAGCTCGGCCAACTGCACAAGCTGGTCGAAGGCGGACGCGCACGCGAAGCGCGTGTGCTGGCCGACAGCTTGCGCGAAAGTATCCTGCGTCCGACCGTTGCACGGCCCCTGCGGCGGCGCGGGGTAGCCCTGATCAAGCAGGTTTACCTCGACGATGGCGACAAGGACGCGCTGCTGGCCTTCGCCGAGGACGAGGTGGCCGCGCTCGAGGGCGCGCTGATCGAAGCCGCCGGGGGCAGGCCGCTGGCCATGCGCTAG
- a CDS encoding ATP-dependent DNA helicase, translated as MSRPEQSSLSCPPILTDQLPVPGASRADPPVAAAEASGVDAPAAAPAGKYDAELDRLFGTGGPLAPAVGTFKPRTSQTEMAKAIASAIDGQKVLMAEAGTGTGKTFAYLVPALLWGGKTIVSTGTKNLQDQLFLRDIPTIRQALKAPVSVALLKGRSNYVCHFHLERTLQNGRLTSRDDVGHLREISRFIKMSNSGDKAELAKVPETASVWNLVTSTRDTCMGAECQYYQDCFVMKARREAQQADVVVVNHHLFFADVALKDTGVAELLPSANTIIFDEAHQLPDTATLFFGQSVSTSQVLELCRDVLAEGLAHARAGVDWAKVVTVVEKAARDLRLTFPEGGTRMSLPQILPNSAFFPALDKLKEELDGMIEVLEEQAARAETLEACRVRAVELKAAYDAWKAAPKGKLVEGDQAVLWVEAFNSSLQLHKTPLSIAPIFQNQREGTPRSWIFTSATLAVKNDFKHFSDQMGLSGEPALTWPSPFNYEEQGILYVPTGMPEPNSFQYTDAVVDAALPVIEAAGGRTFFLCTTIRAVNRVAERLRAEFADRGLDFPLFVQGERGRTELLDSFRNAGNAVLVGSQSFWEGVDVRGEALSLVIIDKLPFAPPDDPVLAARIEVMEKQGLNGFMHHQLPEAIITLKQGAGRLIRDVDDRGVLMICDPRLISKPYGRRIWQSLPPFKRTRVQEDVIRFFKPEA; from the coding sequence ATGTCCCGGCCTGAACAGTCTTCGCTTTCCTGTCCGCCCATTTTGACCGACCAACTTCCCGTGCCCGGCGCCTCGCGCGCCGACCCGCCTGTCGCCGCAGCCGAGGCCTCCGGTGTCGACGCCCCTGCGGCTGCGCCCGCAGGCAAGTACGATGCCGAGCTCGATCGACTGTTCGGCACCGGCGGCCCGCTTGCGCCGGCCGTCGGCACCTTCAAGCCGCGCACCTCGCAAACCGAGATGGCGAAAGCCATCGCCAGCGCCATCGACGGCCAGAAAGTGCTCATGGCCGAAGCCGGCACCGGCACCGGCAAGACTTTCGCCTACCTGGTGCCGGCGCTCTTGTGGGGCGGCAAGACCATCGTCTCGACCGGGACCAAGAACTTGCAGGACCAGTTGTTCCTGCGCGATATCCCGACCATCCGCCAAGCCCTGAAGGCCCCGGTGTCGGTGGCCCTGCTCAAGGGCCGCTCGAACTACGTCTGCCATTTCCATCTCGAACGTACCTTGCAGAACGGGCGCCTGACCTCGCGCGACGACGTCGGCCACCTGCGCGAGATCTCCCGCTTCATCAAGATGAGCAATTCGGGCGACAAGGCGGAACTGGCCAAGGTGCCGGAAACGGCCTCGGTCTGGAACCTGGTCACGTCCACGCGCGACACCTGCATGGGTGCCGAGTGCCAGTATTACCAGGATTGCTTCGTGATGAAGGCGAGAAGGGAAGCCCAGCAGGCCGACGTGGTGGTGGTGAACCACCACCTGTTCTTTGCCGACGTGGCGCTGAAGGACACCGGCGTGGCCGAATTGCTGCCGTCGGCGAATACCATCATCTTCGACGAGGCGCACCAGCTGCCCGATACCGCGACCCTGTTCTTCGGCCAGTCGGTCTCGACCTCGCAGGTGCTGGAACTGTGCCGCGACGTGCTGGCCGAGGGTCTGGCGCATGCGCGCGCGGGCGTGGACTGGGCGAAAGTCGTCACCGTGGTCGAAAAGGCCGCGCGCGACCTGCGCCTGACCTTCCCCGAGGGCGGTACGCGCATGTCGCTGCCGCAGATCTTGCCGAATTCGGCCTTTTTCCCGGCGCTGGACAAGCTGAAGGAAGAGCTCGACGGCATGATCGAGGTGCTGGAAGAGCAGGCGGCGCGTGCCGAGACGCTGGAAGCCTGCCGCGTGCGCGCGGTCGAACTGAAAGCCGCCTACGACGCCTGGAAGGCCGCGCCCAAGGGCAAGCTCGTCGAAGGCGACCAGGCCGTGCTCTGGGTCGAGGCCTTCAATTCCTCGCTGCAGCTTCACAAGACGCCGCTGTCGATCGCGCCAATCTTCCAGAACCAGCGCGAGGGCACGCCGCGCAGCTGGATCTTTACCTCGGCCACGCTGGCCGTAAAAAACGATTTCAAGCATTTCTCCGACCAGATGGGCTTGAGCGGCGAGCCCGCGCTGACCTGGCCGAGCCCGTTCAACTACGAAGAGCAGGGCATCCTGTACGTACCCACTGGCATGCCGGAACCAAATTCCTTCCAGTACACCGATGCCGTCGTCGATGCCGCCTTGCCGGTGATCGAAGCGGCCGGCGGGCGCACCTTTTTCCTGTGCACGACGATTCGCGCCGTCAACCGGGTGGCCGAACGCCTGCGCGCGGAATTCGCCGACCGGGGGCTGGACTTCCCGCTGTTCGTGCAGGGCGAGCGCGGCCGCACCGAATTGCTCGACTCCTTCCGCAATGCCGGCAACGCGGTGCTCGTGGGCAGCCAGAGCTTCTGGGAAGGCGTGGACGTGCGCGGCGAGGCGCTGTCGCTGGTAATCATCGACAAGCTGCCATTCGCGCCGCCGGACGACCCGGTGCTGGCCGCACGCATCGAAGTGATGGAAAAGCAGGGCTTGAACGGCTTCATGCACCACCAGCTGCCGGAGGCGATCATCACGCTGAAGCAGGGCGCCGGCCGCCTGATCCGCGATGTCGACGACCGCGGCGTGCTGATGATCTGCGACCCGCGCCTGATCAGTAAACCCTACGGCCGCCGCATCTGGCAGAGCCTGCCGCCGTTCAAGCGTACGCGCGTGCAGGAAGACGTGATCCGGTTTTTCAAGCCAGAGGCTTGA
- a CDS encoding toll/interleukin-1 receptor domain-containing protein: MTIRYGCFFSYAHGRHELMNRFKTALADALRCYLEPYFDNEDELFVDTEQLGGGDDLDRKIAKAMCESVCMILIYTPKYEAHAYTRREYAAMRQLETERSQWYTLPSHLIIPVIMTQHPDRLPPQIASSTFYVDFSHFTMATADLKSNPDFLPDINKMVKRIATHYQYQKMYMPAGHDCNQFVLPDVPPEWRAVPDLTFPKK; this comes from the coding sequence ATGACGATTCGGTACGGCTGTTTCTTCAGCTATGCCCATGGGCGACACGAGTTGATGAACCGCTTCAAGACCGCACTGGCCGACGCCTTGCGCTGCTACCTCGAGCCGTATTTCGACAACGAGGACGAACTCTTCGTCGATACCGAACAGCTCGGCGGCGGCGACGACCTCGACCGCAAGATCGCCAAGGCGATGTGCGAGAGCGTCTGCATGATCCTCATCTACACCCCGAAGTACGAGGCGCACGCGTACACGCGCCGGGAATACGCGGCCATGCGCCAGCTCGAAACCGAGCGCAGCCAGTGGTACACCTTGCCCAGCCACCTGATCATCCCGGTCATCATGACCCAGCACCCCGACCGCTTGCCGCCGCAGATCGCGTCGTCCACCTTCTATGTCGATTTTTCGCATTTCACCATGGCCACCGCCGACCTGAAGTCGAACCCCGACTTCCTGCCTGACATAAACAAGATGGTCAAGCGCATCGCCACCCATTACCAGTACCAGAAAATGTATATGCCGGCTGGTCATGATTGCAACCAATTCGTGCTCCCCGATGTCCCACCCGAGTGGCGTGCCGTCCCGGATCTCACCTTCCCAAAAAAATGA